The following DNA comes from Mucilaginibacter jinjuensis.
TGCCCATCTGTAATAGTAGTAATACGCAATTGCGGAATGGTTATGGTGGCACCCGGTACGCTTTCGTGGGTTTTGGCATCGGTAACCTTACCGGTAACATTGCCGTTGGCGAAAAGGTAAACAGGGATCAGAAACATCAGCATTGCGCTGAATGAGTATTTTATAGTCATCGGAGAAAAAATCTTTTATACAATTAATAAGCTTGAATATGCAGGTGGGGCGGCCTGACCGGAGTTTATTAACCTATTGGCGGACCTTTATTGCCGAATTGCTGCCGTGTAATATTTTGATAAATATCCTGCGGCGCCTGATAGCTTTTAATGTTAACCACAGCCAGGCTAAAAAGATCCTGCTGTTGCTGGTAGAATAATTGTGCGTGGCTGTTTTGTGCGCAGGTTTTACACTTATCATCCGTATCGCCTTTTTTAGACTGGCTTTGGTGACTGGCGTAAGTTTGCTTGTGACTATGCGCAATAACAATAAGCTGACCCAGTATAAAGGTCATTAGCAGCACAAAAGCCACCAATATTTTAGCCGATTGTTGTTTAATAGTCATCCCGGGCAAATATAACCGATATTAAAGCAATATTATCCATATCTGTATAGCAACTTTGTAACATTTAGCGTGTAAAAGTTACAATGCGTTCATATTTTACACGGATTTGGTTTAATTGTTTGGAATTTGGTTGTCGGTTGTCGGTTATCAGTTGTCGGTTGTCGGGAGGAAGCAAGCTTTTAAAAGAAAGGGGTTGTCATGCTGAGCTTCGTCGAAGCATGGTGGGCAGGCCTCTGCGCGCGACACTTCGACGGGGCTCAGTGTGACAGGCCAATAAAAATTGAGTTTAATAAATTTGTCATTTCGACGATAGGAGAAATCTTGTACGACAGGACTTCACGTATTACAAGATCTCTCACTATCGTTCGAGATGACAAAAAAGGAGAGATCCATCCACAAAAAAAGCCGCCTTGCGGCAGCTTTTCGGAACGGCTTTTATATAGTTATTTAGATGGGGTATTGGACGTTGTTAAAATTCGCTTTAGTTATTTTTAAACGAAGTGTTCATGACAGGCGGTGCACTTTGTTTGCTTAGTTCGCGATAACTGGTAATAGCAAGGCCGGGTTGCATGGGCAGGGTAAAGGTGTCTATGAAATCCCGGTCGTCTTGCAGTAAATCTTCTAACGACAGGATCATGTTATTGCCGATTACCTGGTGCAGCATCAACGTCCCGGTGATAAATTTGATGCTTAGGCGATGGGCATTAATCTGTGTAATGTCCGATTCTATTAGTTCAAAAACTGGTTGCTCATAGTTCAACTCATTACCAAGGGTATCCTGCAAAAAGGGAATCTTGTTATTCAACGGTATTAAAAAGTGCAGGCCTGCAACGCTCATTTTGTAGTGCATAGAGTTGGCGCGGCTGTCTCTGGCTTTCATTTCGGTGAAAGTTTTCAGTTCGCCATCCAGGTTGTAAGCCTGAGATTTCATCCTGAACTCCTGGTATGTGGCATTAAAAATATTACGCTCAAAATCTGTTTGCGCGTTAGCATCTATAACGTGTTTGTAGGTTAGCTTTATTAACGCAGTTGCCATAATCAATAGTTGTTGTTAAAAATAAAAGACCGGTTATGTATGTCTAAACAAGTGTCGGCGAACAAGCCATATCTATCGACGAATGGGGACAGGGTTTAAACCCATCCCCATTCGTTATATTATTATTCGCCACCCGGGGGAGGGCCGCCCATGCCTCCGCCAGGGAAACGGCCTCCACCCGGTCCGCCGCCCGGCGGGCCATCACCAGGGCTTGGGCGTTTACCAGCAAATTTTTGCAGTTTCAATGTAAAGCTTAACAGGTAGTACCGGCCTAAACGGTTGGCCTGGGTCTGGGTTACATAACTGCTGGAGCTGGTTGTGGTGTAACCGGTATTCTGGTTAAACAGATCGAAAGCTGATAGGCGGATCGTAGCTGCATTGTTCTTCAGAAAGCGTCTCTCCGCATACACATTTAAAATGTTGGGGTTGGTTGATCCTGTGAAACCTTCATAAATCACCTTGCTGTAATCGTAGCTCAGGGTATAATCCTTAAAGAAATAGTTTTTACCGTTTATCCCCAGGTTTATCGTCTGGAAGTTGTTGTTAACATTAGCCTGGCTGATAGAGTTAGTGGTATGGTTAACGCTGTAGCTGGCGCTTGCTTCGGCATCAATTACATCGGTAATATCCACACGGAATTTTGTACCCTGGGTTAATACCAGGTTTTTGGCAATGTTTTTCTCGGTGGTCATGGCGTAAGTATCGTCGGCCACGTTGCTGATGTACGAGATGTTGTTGTTATATGCAATGTTACCGTTAAACATCAGCGTGTACTTGCGTTTCTCCCAGGGTTTGGCAAAAACATAGTTGGCATTGCCGCCATAGTAACCATCGGCATTTAAGTAGTTGGTTAAAATAGTACCGGCCAGTTTAGGGGTCGGTGTATAAACTTTAGGGTAGCTAATGGTATTGGCTACAATTTTATTATCAGTTTGCGTGAACGATAAATTGGTGAACAAAATATTGCCTGTAGCAAAATTAAACTGGTTATACTTTACCGAGAAGTTGTTGTTAAACTCGGGCTTTAGGTTGGCATTACCTTGCACCGGGTACGATGCATTTGAGAAATCCACCACCGGCTGTAGCTCATTATAAGTTGGCTGATTGCTTGCGCCGTTATAATTTAAGCTCAAGCTTTGGCTGCGCGAAAAGTTGTAGATAAACCTTGCAGTAGGTGCAATATTAAAGGTGGTAATGTGTGTTTGTGTCCCGGTGGTTAATGAGTTACCATCCAATATAGATGGCTGTGCAGCGATACCTAAAGTGTAATTATATTTCTTTTGGATGAAGCGATAATTCAAACCAAAACGGTTGGTGATGAAAGTGAAGTTATAATCATTACTCAACAACGCGTAGTTATTACGGGTATTGAGCGTGGTTAAAGTATCGGTCTCTTTATCAGATGTGGTGTAAGCATGGTGATAGGCATAGTTCAGTTCTAAATACCCATGCTTGCTTATTGGTTCCATGTATGAGAGCGAAGTACCTACGGTATCGGTACGCACATTAGTATTGATCAATTGGTTTACAGGCGCGTTAGCTACACCAACCAGGTAACTATAAACCGGGTTCTGTGTCTGATCAAGTTTAGCCGAGCCTGCACTTACATTGATGCTGAAGTTACGTCCCTTGCGATTAAACCTGTGATTGTACAATAAATTAGCGCCATAATTAGGTGCCGATGAGTTGAGGGTAGAGAGCAGGTTATAATCAGAAACCGTTTGGTCGTTCTGCATAAATAAGCTCGATGCCGATTGATTGGTTTTTACACCCGCATAAGAAATGCTGGGCACAAATTTTAAATAGTTAACCGTATCTGGCTTGTATTCGATGTTGAAGTTAAAACGATGGTTAATCTTTTCGTCGGTTTGGTTACTCGCTACATTATTAACAATGGGGTTGGTGAGCGAAGTGTTATTCTGAATGGTTGAGCTGATGGTATTGGTAGTATTATCAGAAAAACTGTAGCTGCCATAAGCGGTAATATGTTTGCCCCAAGAGTCGCGGTAGTTTAAACCGATAGAACGCGCTGTAGTAATGCCATTAGTATTAGATGAACTGCCACCACCCGGAGGCCCTCCCGGACCGCCACCACGCGGACCACCGCCGCCAAAGCTAAACAGGTTAGTGTTGGTATTATTTAAGTTGCCCAAAAAAGCCAACTGCCTGTCGCCGTTAAAGCTGAATGCCGTAGCCGATGCCACATAACGATTATCTTTCTCCTGTGGGATAGCATCTGCACCATCACCAAGCGAGGCCTGGCCAAAGTAGCCGTAGTTTTTGCTTGGCTTAATAGTAATGTTTAGTACTTTTTCGGGCTCGCCGGTTTTAAGGCCTGTAATGTTGGCCTGGTCACCGTAATCATCAATGATCTGGATGTTCTCAACCACATCGGCAGGTAAGTTCTTGGTGGCAGTTTTTAAGTCTCCTCCAAAAAAGTCTTTACCGTTTACGCGCACTTTGGTCACGCTTTTTCCCTGTGCTGTAACATTACCGTCTTTATCCACATCAACACCGGGCAGTTTCTTCAGTACATCTTCAACCGGGGCGTTGTCGCGCACTTTGTAGG
Coding sequences within:
- a CDS encoding outer membrane beta-barrel protein yields the protein MKIRYALLIIMLLAGIATTKAQTARPVSGIVKDSTGLSVIGATIKLKTGKDSVSTATDANGAFNFNNVQGNTFDLTLTSIGFQPLKRHIILPADVKTVNLGTIVMKFESHMLNGVTITDINPVKLKEDTIEFKADAYKVRDNAPVEDVLKKLPGVDVDKDGNVTAQGKSVTKVRVNGKDFFGGDLKTATKNLPADVVENIQIIDDYGDQANITGLKTGEPEKVLNITIKPSKNYGYFGQASLGDGADAIPQEKDNRYVASATAFSFNGDRQLAFLGNLNNTNTNLFSFGGGGPRGGGPGGPPGGGSSSNTNGITTARSIGLNYRDSWGKHITAYGSYSFSDNTTNTISSTIQNNTSLTNPIVNNVASNQTDEKINHRFNFNIEYKPDTVNYLKFVPSISYAGVKTNQSASSLFMQNDQTVSDYNLLSTLNSSAPNYGANLLYNHRFNRKGRNFSINVSAGSAKLDQTQNPVYSYLVGVANAPVNQLINTNVRTDTVGTSLSYMEPISKHGYLELNYAYHHAYTTSDKETDTLTTLNTRNNYALLSNDYNFTFITNRFGLNYRFIQKKYNYTLGIAAQPSILDGNSLTTGTQTHITTFNIAPTARFIYNFSRSQSLSLNYNGASNQPTYNELQPVVDFSNASYPVQGNANLKPEFNNNFSVKYNQFNFATGNILFTNLSFTQTDNKIVANTISYPKVYTPTPKLAGTILTNYLNADGYYGGNANYVFAKPWEKRKYTLMFNGNIAYNNNISYISNVADDTYAMTTEKNIAKNLVLTQGTKFRVDITDVIDAEASASYSVNHTTNSISQANVNNNFQTINLGINGKNYFFKDYTLSYDYSKVIYEGFTGSTNPNILNVYAERRFLKNNAATIRLSAFDLFNQNTGYTTTSSSSYVTQTQANRLGRYYLLSFTLKLQKFAGKRPSPGDGPPGGGPGGGRFPGGGMGGPPPGGE